One genomic segment of Styela clava chromosome 3, kaStyClav1.hap1.2, whole genome shotgun sequence includes these proteins:
- the LOC120342388 gene encoding CDK-activating kinase assembly factor MAT1-like: MEDLSCPRCRMTKYRNPSLRLMINVCGHALCEACVDLLFVRESGSCPECGLPLRRSGFRTQLFEDTGVDKEVDVRKQIMKIYNKQETDFGSLREYNDYLEEVEVIIDSLISGINIEATRAKVAAYKFENEALIRRNQARISQEKAYWQDQIENEKRQNDLKRHIQDEMEKEANEAKRMKQQSLLDDLENNKHLTPQQVLEIHRQKLENASATKTFEERLNAGTANISGPDMLLNFRNSANTSISGSNLSEVKPYVYEIFTEDILGPSMPGKDDLMESGYMHHVRESTPSDIGGGYSSFIACSRALQDAFTGLIWRPISTVEGIQ; encoded by the exons ATGGAAGACTTGAGTTGCCCAAGATGCCGTATGACGAAATATAGGAATCCTTCACTTCGATTAATGATAAATGTTTGTGGGCATGCATTGTGTGAGGCATGTGTTGATCTCCTTTTTGTCAGGGAGTCTGGGTCATGTCCAGAATGTGGATTGCCTCTCAGGAGAAGTGGATTTCGAACTCAGTTGTTTGAAGATACAG GTGTAGACAAAGAGGTTGATGTGCGAAAACAGATAATGAAGATTTACAACAAACAAGAAACAGACTTTGGGTCATTGCGAGAATACAATGATTATCTTGAAGAAGTAGAAGTTATTATTGACAGTCTTATATCAGGCATAAATATAGAGGCAACCCGTGCAAAAGTTGCTGCTTATAAGTTCGAAAATGAAGCTTTAATACGTCGCAATCAAGCTCGAATTAGTCAAGAAAAGGCATACTGGCAAGATCAAATAGagaatgaaaaacgtcaaaatgaTCTCAAGAGGCATATTCAAG ATGAAATGGAAAAAGAGGCAAATGAAGCCAAACGAATGAAACAACAGAGCCTGTTGGATGATTTAGAAAACAACAAACATTTAACACCACAGCAAGTACTAGAAATTCACAGACAAAAGTTGGAGAACGCTTCAGCCACAAAAACGTTTGAGGAAAGGCTAAATGCTGGCACTGCTAATATCTCAGGACCAGATATGTTATTGAATTTCAGAAACAGCGCAAACACTTCTATATCAGGGTCAAATTTATCAGAAGTAAAGCCATATGTTTATGAGATATTCACGGAAGATATTCTAGGACCTTCAATGCCTGGAAAAGATGACTTGATGGAATCTGGGTATATGCATCATGTACGAGAATCTACTCCATCTGATATTGGTGGAGGGTATAGTAGCTTTATTGCTTGCTCTCGTGCATTGCAAGATGCATTTACTGGATTAATATGGCGACCCATTTCCACTGTTGAAGGCATTCAATGA
- the LOC120342386 gene encoding xenotropic and polytropic retrovirus receptor 1 homolog, with product MKFGENLQAHLTPEWRSQYIDYEFLKTLLYDCREESPDAEITEEATVQRYYARFEEKFFAICDKELTKVNTFYAEKLAESTRKFATLQSELQAQKASLLKKGPVRQRRKSEFLIPTRKNVQVKTVKDLKLAFSEFYLSLILLQNYQELNFTGFRKILKKHDKMLETDKGCKWRQKYVETAPFYTDTHNSQLILKTETKYINDLEGGDRSKAMKRLRVPPLSEFEMYPRWTVFRVGLFLGILCMIFVVGIISAIILEVKVDPWLALDLYRPGLVLFLFLFFIGINTWGWRSAGVNHVLIFEIDPRNHLSHYHLFELAALAGILWAISGIFLIFGNLEPLSDHFPVYLNPGLLYATYLIFLLNPLPILYHKARFWLLCRMWRLFACGFYHVEFADFWLADQLNSLVSLYIDFEFVVCFYGFDGNIWDGWRGEKNLRTCASYSYGLRAVLACYPAWIRFIQCLRRFYDSRKWFPHFVNAGKYSTVFFKVLFNALFVLHFDHTGELNSVYFYLWLASLFISSCYTLAWDIKMDWGFLDKNAGENKWLREEIVYSYKAYYYFAIVEDFILRFSWVISVAITHTLKSTVSNGILKTVFVILEVFRRFIWNFFRLENEHLNNCGEFRAVRDISVAPLREDDLATLMRMMDDENGVEDYRRRVREGGSGGKSLGSNLSRKVGSSIRHNASSGVMLYVGSGGSDEEGTSTSAI from the coding sequence atgaaGTTTGGTGAGAATTTACAAGCTCATTTGACTCCTGAATGGAGGAGTCAATACATAGATTATGAATTTCTGAAAACTTTACTCTATGACTGTAGAGAAGAAAGTCCTGATGCTGAAATCACAGAAGAAGCAACAGTACAGCGATACTATGCACGATTCGAAGAAAAATTCTTTGCTATTTGTGACAAGGAATTAACTAAAGTTAATACATTTTATGCTGAGAAGCTGGCTGAATCAACCAGAAAGTTTGCAACACTTCAAAGCGAACTCCAAGCACAAAAAGCATCCCTTTTGAAAAAGGGGCCTGTGCGACAAAGAAGAAAAAGTGAATTTCTAATACCCACAAGAAAAAATGTCCAAGTCAAAACTGTGAAAGATCTCAAATTGGCTTTTTCTGAATTCTATTTGAGTCTTATCCTCCTACAAAATTACCAAGAATTAAACTTCACTGGTTTTCGTAAAATTCTCAAAAAGCATGATAAAATGCTTGAAACTGATAAAGGGTGCAAATGGCGTCAAAAATATGTGGAAACAGCCCCTTTTTATACAGATACACATAACTcacaattaattttaaaaacagagACAAAATACATAAATGATTTGGAGGGAGGGGATCGTTCCAAGGCAATGAAAAGATTACGTGTGCCACCACTGAGTGAGTTTGAAATGTATCCAAGATGGACGGTCTTTCGAGTAGGCCTCTTCTTAGGTATATTGTGCATGATATTTGTTGTGGGAATAATATCTGCAATAATATTGGAAGTAAAAGTGGATCCATGGCTGGCATTGGACCTTTATCGGCCTGGATTAGTACTCTTCTTGTTTTTATTCTTCATTGGGATTAACACATGGGGATGGCGATCTGCTGGAGTGAATCACGTGCTTATATTTGAAATAGATCCTCGAAATCATTTGTCACATTACCATTTGTTTGAGCTAGCTGCATTAGCAGGGATTCTTTGGGCCATCAGTggtatatttttgatatttggcAATTTAGAACCTCTCTCGGATCATTTTCCTGTTTATCTCAATCCTGGATTATTGTACGCGACTTATTTAATCTTTCTACTGAATCCCTTACCTATTCTGTACCATAAGGCCAGGTTTTGGCTTTTATGTCGAATGTGGCGACTGTTTGCTTGTGGGTTTTATCACGTTGAATTTGCTGATTTCTGGCTGGCAGATCAATTGAACAGTCTTGTCTCATTATATATTGACTTTGAATTCGTTGTATGCTTCTATGGCTTTGATGGAAATATATGGGATGGATGGAGAGGCGAAAAAAATTTAAGAACATGTGCTTCATATTCATATGGTCTACGTGCAGTTCTTGCATGCTACCCAGCATGGATACGTTTTATTCAATGCCTCAGACGTTTTTATGACAGCAGAAAATGGTTCCCTCATTTTGTAAATGCTGGCAAGTACTCAACAGTTTTTTTCAAAGTGCTATTCAATGCATTGTTCGTGTTGCATTTTGACCATACAGGTGAACTAAACagtgtatatttttatttgtggtTAGCTAGCTTGTTTATAAGCAGCTGTTATACGCTAGCTTGGGACATAAAAATGGACTGGGGATTTTTAGACAAAAATGCTGGTGAAAATAAATGGCTACGTGAAGAGATTGTTTATTCCTATAAAGCGTATTACTATTTTGCTATTgttgaagattttattttaagattttCTTGGGTAATAAGTGTTGCAATCACCCATACTTTAAAATCAACTGTTTCTAATGGGATATTAAAAactgtttttgttatattggAAGTTTTTCGACGttttatttggaatttttttcgaCTTGAGAACGAACATTTAAATAACTGTGGTGAGTTTCGAGCAGTTCGGGATATTTCAGTTGCACCACTACGAGAAGATGATCTTGCGACATTAATGCGTATGATGGATGACGAAAATGGTGTGGAGGATTATAGAAGAAGAGTGCGGGAAGGTGGTTCTGGGGGGAAATCACTAGGATCAAATTTATCTCGCAAAGTAGGATCATCTATTCGTCATAATGCTTCTTCTGGTGTTATGTTGTATGTCGGCAGTGGGGGCTCTGACGAGGAAGGAACAAGTACAAGTGctatttga
- the LOC120342389 gene encoding transcription initiation factor TFIID subunit 10-like: MNGVNRDSHSRVEQDIDESEQLTSEEMSDFLSQIEEFTPTIPDSVAAHYLSKSGVDTTDGRIVRILALAAQKFMSDIINDALQTSKLKGSSQQSRSSKAKEKKYVLTLDDLAPALSEYGINVKKPPYYT, translated from the exons ATGAATGGCGTTAACAGAGATTCACATAGTAGAGTTGAGCAGGACATTGATGAATCTGAACAATTAACCTCCGAAGAAATGTCAGATTTCCTTTCTCAGATTGAAGAGTTCACACCCACT ATTCCAGACTCCGTTGCTGCACACTATTTGAGCAAATCTGGTGTTGATACTACGGACGGAAGAAT AGTTCGAATCCTAGCACTGGCTGCTCAAAAATTCATGTCTGATATAATCAACGATGCTCTTCAGACTAGCAAGCTAAAGGGATCATCTCAACAGTCAAGATCTAGTAAAGCAAAAGAGAAAAA ATATGTGTTGACTTTGGACGATCTTGCACCAGCACTTTCAGAATATGGTATCAATGTAAAGAAGCCTCCGTACTATACATGA